A window of Tepidisphaeraceae bacterium contains these coding sequences:
- a CDS encoding MFS transporter, whose amino-acid sequence MTPATASSAELPIDPNERVAPAPGARQALILLLVINLFNYIDRYILAAVAEPVREEFGVSYTAMGWLSTAFLLSYMVTSPIFGWMADRFPRWALIGVGVILWSLASGASGLAHFAGVRLEGYALFDQIAVVTGLSLGYLFLLVMRCLIGVGEGAYGPVAPTLLADLYPVAIRGRIMAWFYAAIPVGSALGFVLGGLFASRGNWHWAFLLTLPPGILLGIWCLRMKEPPRGLSDSATPHRKATLSDYVTLVRTPSYVLNCLAMTSFTFAMGGISFWMPTYLKTERGLSESVATPTFGGIVVVSGLFATILGGIAGDKLRERGWGGAYFIVSAAGMLLGFPLLLLMLVVDFPYAWGILAAAVFCLFFNTGPSNTALANVTHPSIRATAFAMNIFIIHAFGDAISPPIIGWVKDHWSFKVGFVVVSLTILLSGIFWAWGSIYLKRDTDRAPHLLDEEQSTAPRPA is encoded by the coding sequence ATGACACCAGCCACCGCATCGTCGGCCGAACTTCCGATCGACCCCAACGAACGCGTCGCGCCGGCGCCCGGCGCGCGGCAGGCGCTCATCCTGCTGCTGGTCATCAACCTCTTCAATTACATCGATCGCTACATCCTCGCCGCCGTCGCCGAGCCGGTGCGCGAGGAGTTCGGGGTCAGCTACACGGCAATGGGGTGGCTGTCGACGGCGTTCCTGTTGTCGTACATGGTTACCTCGCCGATCTTCGGGTGGATGGCCGACCGGTTTCCGCGATGGGCGCTGATCGGCGTGGGCGTCATCCTGTGGAGCCTTGCCAGCGGCGCTTCGGGGCTGGCCCACTTCGCGGGGGTGCGGCTGGAGGGCTACGCGCTATTCGATCAGATCGCGGTGGTGACCGGACTGTCACTGGGATACCTGTTCTTGCTGGTCATGCGATGCCTGATCGGCGTGGGCGAAGGGGCGTACGGCCCGGTGGCGCCGACGCTGCTGGCCGATTTGTACCCGGTGGCGATCCGCGGGCGGATCATGGCGTGGTTTTACGCGGCCATTCCGGTGGGCAGCGCGCTGGGGTTCGTGCTGGGCGGCCTGTTTGCGTCGCGCGGGAACTGGCACTGGGCGTTTTTGCTGACGCTGCCGCCGGGCATTCTGCTGGGCATCTGGTGTCTGCGGATGAAGGAACCACCGCGCGGCCTGAGCGATTCGGCGACGCCGCATCGCAAGGCGACGCTGTCCGATTACGTGACGCTCGTCCGCACGCCGTCGTACGTGCTGAACTGCCTTGCAATGACGTCGTTCACGTTTGCCATGGGCGGCATCTCGTTCTGGATGCCCACCTACCTCAAGACCGAGCGCGGCCTGAGCGAAAGCGTCGCCACGCCCACGTTCGGCGGCATCGTCGTCGTGTCGGGATTGTTCGCGACCATCCTGGGTGGCATCGCCGGCGACAAGCTGCGCGAGCGCGGGTGGGGCGGGGCCTACTTCATCGTGTCGGCCGCGGGCATGCTGCTGGGCTTCCCGCTCTTGCTGTTGATGCTCGTCGTCGACTTCCCCTACGCCTGGGGCATCCTCGCGGCCGCGGTCTTCTGCCTGTTCTTCAACACCGGCCCGAGCAACACGGCCTTGGCGAACGTGACGCACCCCTCGATCCGCGCGACGGCGTTCGCGATGAACATCTTCATCATCCACGCGTTCGGCGACGCGATCAGCCCGCCGATCATTGGGTGGGTGAAGGACCACTGGAGCTTCAAGGTCGGGTTCGTGGTCGTCTCGCTGACGATCCTGCTCAGTGGCATCTTCTGGGCGTGGGGATCGATCTACCTGAAGCGCGACACCGACCGCGCTCCGCACCTGTTGGACGAAGAACAATCCACGGCACCCCGGCCTGCGTAA
- a CDS encoding flagellin, giving the protein MSRINTNVSSLISQRVLGKNNSTLNTSLQRLSTGLKINTGADNPAGLIASENLRAEKVGITTAIDNAQRASNIIGTAEGGLNEVSSLLVELQGLLNQSANSGGLSTEELAANQLQVDSVLSTINRIAQSTAFQGTKLLNGNYDYTTSSVGTSAVQNLQVNSTRIPDGANVSVVVQVVTSAQTGTITYSGGSVSGDTVTLEISGNNGTEQLSFASGTTVSSIATAINGVKTATGVSAAIVGGSLQVNSTTFGSSQFVGLKALTGTFALTSTKDYGVDANVTVNGSTAQTDGLRVQYRSSNVDIEFDLAKTVNINNQTKTFGIIGGGATFALGSKVTETDKASIGIASVSTGSLGDTTLGFLSSIGSGGTNSLTSDNLTTAQKILDRSIKQVSGIRGRLGAFQKFTIGSTINSLGVAFENASAAESAIRDTDFAAETAEMTRAQILSQAASTVLSQANSAPQAALRLLQG; this is encoded by the coding sequence ATGAGCCGCATTAACACCAACGTCAGCTCGCTGATCTCGCAGCGGGTCCTCGGTAAGAACAACAGCACGCTGAACACCAGCCTGCAACGTCTCAGCACCGGTCTGAAGATCAACACCGGTGCCGACAACCCGGCCGGTTTGATCGCCAGCGAAAACCTGCGTGCCGAGAAGGTCGGCATCACGACCGCCATCGACAACGCCCAGCGGGCCAGCAACATCATCGGCACCGCCGAGGGTGGTTTGAACGAGGTCAGCAGCCTGCTGGTCGAACTTCAGGGCCTGCTGAACCAAAGCGCCAACAGCGGTGGCCTGAGCACCGAGGAACTGGCCGCCAACCAGCTGCAGGTCGACAGCGTGCTGAGCACGATCAACCGCATCGCCCAGAGCACGGCCTTCCAGGGCACGAAGCTGCTGAACGGCAACTACGACTACACGACCAGCAGCGTCGGCACCAGCGCGGTGCAGAACCTGCAGGTCAACTCGACCCGCATCCCCGACGGGGCCAACGTGTCGGTGGTCGTGCAGGTCGTCACCAGCGCCCAGACCGGCACGATCACCTACAGTGGTGGCTCGGTCAGCGGTGACACCGTCACGCTCGAGATCTCGGGCAACAACGGCACCGAACAGCTCTCGTTCGCCAGCGGCACCACCGTGTCGTCCATCGCGACCGCGATCAACGGTGTGAAGACGGCGACCGGCGTGTCGGCGGCGATCGTCGGTGGCAGCCTGCAGGTGAACAGCACGACCTTCGGCTCGTCGCAGTTCGTCGGCTTGAAGGCCCTCACCGGCACCTTCGCGCTCACCAGCACGAAGGACTACGGCGTCGACGCCAACGTCACCGTCAACGGGTCGACCGCCCAGACCGACGGCCTGCGCGTCCAGTACCGTTCCAGCAACGTCGACATCGAGTTCGACCTGGCCAAGACGGTCAACATCAACAACCAGACGAAGACGTTCGGCATCATCGGTGGTGGCGCCACGTTCGCGCTCGGCTCGAAGGTGACCGAAACCGACAAGGCGAGCATCGGCATCGCGTCGGTCAGCACCGGGTCGCTCGGCGACACGACGCTGGGCTTCCTCTCGAGCATCGGCTCGGGCGGAACCAACAGCCTGACCAGCGACAACCTGACGACGGCCCAGAAGATCTTGGACCGCTCGATCAAACAGGTCTCGGGCATCCGCGGACGACTGGGCGCGTTCCAGAAGTTCACGATCGGCTCGACGATCAACAGCTTGGGCGTCGCGTTCGAGAACGCCAGCGCCGCCGAGAGCGCGATCCGCGACACGGACTTCGCCGCCGAGACCGCCGAGATGACGCGTGCGCAGATCCTGTCGCAGGCTGCGAGCACGGTGCTCAGTCAGGCCAACTCGGCCCCTCAGGCCGCCCTGCGCCTGCTGCAAGGGTAG
- a CDS encoding Zn-dependent hydrolase: MRLDPKRVLADLKELRTLTGDADGAQRVAFTPMWATARQWLRDKLAALPVDVKQDPAGNLWAKLRGQSDKELLIGGHIDSVPNGGWLDGCLNTLAGLEVLRRLAESETPPAVTVRLVDWADEEGARFGRSLFGSSAASGALVPDDVRDLTDKAGIRFADAAREHGVEMHMALEARFELQKAAAYLELHIEQGPVLESLGLPLGAVEGTFGVERHAITFTGQAAHSGSTPMAHRRDALAGVSRLHLAIREIAVKHGGVCTVGSVTTKPGIVTAVVGEATMTLDQRHLRADALAAMYREAVAASEIIAAEEKIDVSWKPIWQIQPFPFHPELIDLADRAITATCGQSHRLPSGPLHDAAEVCRAGVPTVMLFVQSLHGISHNKIEDTKEEHIEQSVVALDRLADMTMRWILER; encoded by the coding sequence ATGCGTCTCGACCCCAAGCGAGTCTTGGCCGACCTGAAGGAACTGCGCACGCTCACCGGCGACGCCGACGGCGCGCAGCGCGTCGCGTTCACGCCGATGTGGGCCACCGCCCGGCAATGGCTGCGCGACAAGCTAGCGGCGTTGCCGGTCGACGTGAAACAGGACCCCGCGGGCAACCTGTGGGCGAAGCTGCGCGGGCAGTCGGACAAGGAACTGCTGATCGGCGGGCACATCGACTCCGTCCCCAACGGTGGCTGGCTCGACGGTTGCCTGAACACGCTGGCCGGCCTTGAAGTGCTGCGGCGGTTGGCCGAGTCGGAGACGCCGCCGGCGGTGACGGTGCGGCTGGTCGACTGGGCGGACGAGGAAGGCGCGCGCTTCGGCCGCAGCTTGTTCGGGTCGAGCGCCGCATCGGGCGCGCTGGTGCCGGATGACGTGCGCGATCTAACCGACAAGGCCGGCATTCGATTCGCCGACGCGGCGCGCGAGCATGGCGTCGAGATGCACATGGCCTTGGAAGCGCGCTTCGAACTGCAGAAGGCGGCCGCGTATCTGGAACTGCACATCGAGCAGGGCCCGGTGCTGGAAAGCCTGGGCCTGCCGCTGGGCGCGGTCGAAGGCACGTTTGGCGTCGAACGGCACGCGATCACCTTCACGGGCCAAGCCGCTCATAGTGGTTCGACGCCGATGGCCCACCGCCGCGATGCGCTGGCGGGCGTGTCGCGCCTGCACCTGGCGATCCGCGAGATCGCGGTGAAGCATGGCGGCGTCTGCACGGTGGGCAGCGTTACGACCAAGCCCGGCATCGTGACCGCCGTCGTCGGTGAAGCGACGATGACGCTCGACCAGCGGCACCTTCGCGCCGATGCCTTAGCCGCGATGTATCGCGAGGCCGTGGCGGCCAGTGAGATAATCGCCGCCGAAGAGAAGATCGACGTCAGTTGGAAGCCGATCTGGCAGATTCAGCCGTTCCCGTTTCACCCCGAGCTGATCGACCTGGCCGACCGCGCCATCACCGCCACCTGCGGCCAAAGCCACCGCCTGCCCAGCGGTCCGCTGCACGACGCCGCCGAGGTCTGCCGAGCCGGTGTGCCGACGGTGATGCTGTTCGTGCAGAGCCTGCACGGCATCAGTCACAACAAGATCGAAGATACGAAGGAAGAGCACATCGAGCAGTCGGTGGTGGCGCTGGATCGATTGGCGGACATGACGATGCGGTGGATCTTGGAGCGATGA
- a CDS encoding IMP dehydrogenase gives MEHPKIVQDGITFDDVLLIPARSDFIPSDADTHTRLTRGIELNIPLISAPMDTVTEAALAIALAQEGGIGIIHKNLSVENQAREVEKVKRSENGIITDPITLPPSATIGECRRIMREYNVSGIPIVDEAVALPAGPMSITASATAEGGPAVMEAPVRARRDGKAPKLLGIMTRRDLKFQEDDNRRVGEVMTQTNLVTAPENTTLDDAERILYHAKVEKLLLVDKESRLAGLITMRDIDKLHQFPASCKDKRGRLRVGGATGVRDFARVEALINADVDVIIVDTAHGHSSNVIETVRQIKKQYDIQVIAGNVATAQGAKDLIDAGVDGVKVGIGPGAICTTRIVSGVGVPQVSAIFDAVSVADPAGVPVIADGGIRHSGDITKAIAAGASCVMMGSLFAGLDESPGELIIHAGRRYKTYRGMGSMGAMVQGSKDRYGQAAVSKTSKLVPEGVEGRVPYRGPLGDFVYQMVGGLRAGMGYCGTKDIPSLRKNARFCRVSAASMAESHPHDITITKEAPNYSLEQSGDGKK, from the coding sequence ATGGAACACCCGAAGATCGTTCAGGACGGCATCACCTTCGACGACGTCCTGCTGATTCCCGCCCGCAGCGATTTCATCCCCTCCGACGCCGACACGCACACGCGCCTCACGCGCGGCATCGAGCTGAACATCCCGCTGATCAGCGCGCCCATGGACACCGTCACCGAGGCGGCCCTGGCGATCGCGCTGGCGCAAGAGGGTGGCATCGGCATTATCCACAAAAATCTGTCAGTTGAGAACCAAGCCCGCGAGGTTGAGAAGGTAAAGCGGTCGGAGAACGGCATCATCACCGACCCCATCACGCTCCCGCCGAGCGCGACGATCGGCGAGTGCCGGCGCATCATGCGCGAGTACAACGTCAGCGGCATTCCGATTGTCGACGAGGCAGTCGCGCTGCCCGCCGGGCCGATGTCGATCACGGCATCGGCGACGGCCGAGGGTGGTCCCGCGGTGATGGAAGCGCCCGTTCGCGCCCGCCGCGATGGCAAGGCGCCGAAGCTGCTGGGCATCATGACGCGCCGCGACCTGAAGTTTCAGGAGGACGACAACCGCCGGGTGGGCGAGGTGATGACGCAGACGAACCTCGTCACCGCGCCGGAGAACACCACGCTGGATGACGCCGAGCGCATCCTGTACCACGCGAAGGTCGAGAAGTTGCTGCTGGTGGATAAGGAGAGCCGGCTGGCGGGGCTGATCACGATGCGCGACATCGACAAGCTGCACCAGTTCCCGGCATCCTGCAAGGACAAGCGCGGCCGCTTGCGCGTGGGCGGGGCGACGGGCGTGCGCGACTTTGCGCGGGTGGAAGCCCTGATCAACGCTGACGTCGACGTGATCATCGTCGACACGGCCCACGGTCACAGCAGCAACGTGATCGAGACGGTGCGGCAGATCAAGAAGCAGTACGACATCCAGGTGATCGCCGGCAACGTCGCGACGGCGCAGGGCGCGAAGGACCTTATCGACGCGGGCGTGGACGGCGTGAAGGTGGGCATCGGCCCCGGGGCAATCTGCACGACGCGCATCGTGAGCGGCGTGGGCGTGCCGCAGGTGAGCGCGATCTTCGACGCCGTCAGCGTCGCCGACCCCGCGGGCGTGCCGGTGATCGCCGATGGTGGCATCCGTCATAGTGGTGACATCACCAAGGCCATCGCGGCGGGCGCATCGTGCGTCATGATGGGCAGCTTGTTTGCGGGCCTGGACGAAAGCCCGGGCGAACTGATCATTCATGCTGGCCGGCGGTACAAGACCTACCGCGGCATGGGCAGCATGGGCGCCATGGTGCAGGGCAGCAAAGACCGCTACGGCCAGGCGGCCGTCAGCAAGACGAGCAAGCTGGTGCCCGAAGGCGTCGAAGGCCGCGTGCCGTACCGCGGGCCGCTCGGCGACTTCGTCTATCAAATGGTCGGCGGTTTGCGGGCCGGCATGGGCTACTGCGGCACGAAGGACATCCCGAGTTTGCGCAAGAACGCCCGCTTCTGCCGTGTGAGCGCCGCGAGCATGGCCGAAAGCCACCCGCACGACATCACGATCACCAAGGAAGCCCCGAACTACTCCCTGGAACAGTCGGGGGATGGGAAGAAGTAG